Proteins from a single region of Xenopus laevis strain J_2021 chromosome 9_10S, Xenopus_laevis_v10.1, whole genome shotgun sequence:
- the slc16a3.S gene encoding solute carrier family 16 member 3 S homeolog isoform X1, translated as MGGAVVDDGPTGVKAPDGGWGWAVLFGCFVIAGFSYAFPKAVSVFFKELIREFGIGYSDTAWISSILLAMLYGTGPICSICVNRFGCRPVMIVGGLFASFGMVAASFCTSIITIYLTAGVITGLGLALNFQPSLIMLNRYFDKRRPLANGLAAAGSPVFLCALSPLGQILQYKFGWRGGFLILGGLLLNCCACGALMRPLKPPKKAIEVVKETKETKPKKKLLDFSVFKDRGFLIYTVAASIMVLGIFVPPVFVVSYAKDIGVPDTKAAFLLTILGFADIFARPTCGVITGLKWVRPYAVYLFGFSMIFNGFTDLMGSMADSFGGLAVFCIFFGISYGMVGALQFEVLMAIVGTHKFCSAIGLVLLAEACAVLVGPPSAGKILDATGKYMFIFIVAGVEVVLSALVLTSGNFFCIKKTVEKPHHKDNAEIEELKLDGTAPENSKVGSAEVEHFLKDEKEQNGEVVTSPETSV; from the exons ATGGGAGGAGCAGTTGTGGATGATGGGCCAACTGGCGTCAAGGCCCCAGATGGTGGATGGGGATGGGCTGTTCTGTTTGGCTGTTTTGTAATCGCTGGGTTCTCATATGCTTTCCCCAAAGCTGTCAGTGtgttttttaaagaattaatTCGGGAGTTTGGGATAGGATACAGTGACACAGCATGGATATCTTCTATCTTACTGGCTATGCTTTATGGTACAG GCCCAATTTGCAGCATCTGTGTGAATCGCTTTGGCTGTCGCCCAGTAATGATTGTTGGTGGTCTCTTTGCTTCTTTTGGAATGGTGGCTGCTTCTTTTTGCACAAGTATTATCACAATTTACCTCACTGCTGGGGTCATAACAG GTTTGGGCCTTGCCCTCAATTTCCAGCCTTCTCTGATTATGCTGAACCGATATTTTGATAAGCGCCGCCCACTGGCAAATGGACTGGCTGCTGCAGGAAGCCCTGTGTTTCTCTGTGCCCTGTCTCCTCTGGGGCAAATTCTTCAGTATAAGTTTGGCTGGCGAGGAGGCTTTCTTATTCTGGGTGGACTGCTCCTCAACTGCTGTGCTTGTGGGGCTCTGATGAGACCACTCAAACCTCCAAAGAAAGCAATAGAAGTTGTGAAGGAGACCAAGGAaacaaaaccaaagaaaaagCTTCTTGATTTCAGTGTCTTCAAAGATCGAGGGTTTCTTATCTACACTGTGGCTGCTTCCATAATGGTTCTTGGGATATTCGTACCACCTGTGTTTGTTGTAAGTTATGCAAAAGACATTGGTGTCCCAGACACAAAGGCAGCTTTTCTCCTCACCATTCTTGGATTCGCTGATATCTTTGCACGACCCACATGTGGAGTAATTACAGGGCTGAAATGGGTTAGACCATACGCTGTCTACTTATTTGGATTTTCTATGATCTTTAATGGATTCACTGATCTGATGGGCTCCATGGCAGATTCCTTTGGTGGATTGGCTGTCTTTTGCATCTTCTTTGGAATTTCCTATGGAATGGTTGGTGCTCTGCAATTTGAAGTACTGATGGCAATTGTTGGTACACATAAATTTTGCAGTGCTATTGGGCTGGTGCTTTTAGCAGAAGCTTGTGCAGTGCTTGTTGGACCAccatcagcag GGAAAATATTGGATGCAACTGGGAAGTACATGTTTATATTCATTGTTGCTGGTGTCGAAGTCGTATTATCTGCTTTGGTTCTCACTAGTGGAAACTTCTTCTGCATTAAGAAAACTGTAGAGAAACCGCATCATAAAGACAATGCAGAAATAGAAGAACTTAAACTTGATGGCACAGCTCCAGAAAATTCCAAAGTGGGTTCTGCAGAAGTGGAGCATTTCTTGAAGGATGAAAAGGAGCAGAATGGAGAAGTTGTGACTAGTCCTGAGACCAGTGTTTGA
- the slc16a3.S gene encoding solute carrier family 16 member 3 S homeolog isoform X2 has product MIVGGLFASFGMVAASFCTSIITIYLTAGVITGLGLALNFQPSLIMLNRYFDKRRPLANGLAAAGSPVFLCALSPLGQILQYKFGWRGGFLILGGLLLNCCACGALMRPLKPPKKAIEVVKETKETKPKKKLLDFSVFKDRGFLIYTVAASIMVLGIFVPPVFVVSYAKDIGVPDTKAAFLLTILGFADIFARPTCGVITGLKWVRPYAVYLFGFSMIFNGFTDLMGSMADSFGGLAVFCIFFGISYGMVGALQFEVLMAIVGTHKFCSAIGLVLLAEACAVLVGPPSAGKILDATGKYMFIFIVAGVEVVLSALVLTSGNFFCIKKTVEKPHHKDNAEIEELKLDGTAPENSKVGSAEVEHFLKDEKEQNGEVVTSPETSV; this is encoded by the exons ATGATTGTTGGTGGTCTCTTTGCTTCTTTTGGAATGGTGGCTGCTTCTTTTTGCACAAGTATTATCACAATTTACCTCACTGCTGGGGTCATAACAG GTTTGGGCCTTGCCCTCAATTTCCAGCCTTCTCTGATTATGCTGAACCGATATTTTGATAAGCGCCGCCCACTGGCAAATGGACTGGCTGCTGCAGGAAGCCCTGTGTTTCTCTGTGCCCTGTCTCCTCTGGGGCAAATTCTTCAGTATAAGTTTGGCTGGCGAGGAGGCTTTCTTATTCTGGGTGGACTGCTCCTCAACTGCTGTGCTTGTGGGGCTCTGATGAGACCACTCAAACCTCCAAAGAAAGCAATAGAAGTTGTGAAGGAGACCAAGGAaacaaaaccaaagaaaaagCTTCTTGATTTCAGTGTCTTCAAAGATCGAGGGTTTCTTATCTACACTGTGGCTGCTTCCATAATGGTTCTTGGGATATTCGTACCACCTGTGTTTGTTGTAAGTTATGCAAAAGACATTGGTGTCCCAGACACAAAGGCAGCTTTTCTCCTCACCATTCTTGGATTCGCTGATATCTTTGCACGACCCACATGTGGAGTAATTACAGGGCTGAAATGGGTTAGACCATACGCTGTCTACTTATTTGGATTTTCTATGATCTTTAATGGATTCACTGATCTGATGGGCTCCATGGCAGATTCCTTTGGTGGATTGGCTGTCTTTTGCATCTTCTTTGGAATTTCCTATGGAATGGTTGGTGCTCTGCAATTTGAAGTACTGATGGCAATTGTTGGTACACATAAATTTTGCAGTGCTATTGGGCTGGTGCTTTTAGCAGAAGCTTGTGCAGTGCTTGTTGGACCAccatcagcag GGAAAATATTGGATGCAACTGGGAAGTACATGTTTATATTCATTGTTGCTGGTGTCGAAGTCGTATTATCTGCTTTGGTTCTCACTAGTGGAAACTTCTTCTGCATTAAGAAAACTGTAGAGAAACCGCATCATAAAGACAATGCAGAAATAGAAGAACTTAAACTTGATGGCACAGCTCCAGAAAATTCCAAAGTGGGTTCTGCAGAAGTGGAGCATTTCTTGAAGGATGAAAAGGAGCAGAATGGAGAAGTTGTGACTAGTCCTGAGACCAGTGTTTGA